The bacterium genome includes a region encoding these proteins:
- the acs gene encoding acetate--CoA ligase produces the protein MSTIKTYSPSNHIQKNAHIESMTRYQELYQQSINDPERFWHEQAQSISWFKDYQQVKKINFNEAKIKWFTGGKLNACYNCVDRHVEAGLGQKTALIWAKDEAGQYEHINYQTLLEKVSQLANVLKSQGVQKGDRVCIYMPMVPQTIYAMLACARLGAIHSVVFAGFSSEALRDRIVDSGSKVLLTANEGLRGGRTIPLKDIVDQALDGQDIVQSVLVYQHTATAVNMQKGRDLDLTEQMQKQNTACPIEWMDSEDPLFILYTSGSTGKPKGLLHTTGGYMVYTSNTHKWVFDYHEQDIYFCAADVGWITGHSYIVYGPLANAATTVIFESTPVYPNAGRYWQIVEELKVSLFYTAPTALRAIAAEGNAWVTQHNRASLRILGSVGEPINPEIWKWYYDIVGEKRCAIVDTWWQTETGGILISPLPGATPTKPGCATLPLFGIKPEILDKNGQTIEGAGEGALCIADSWPGQARTIYKNHDRFYETYFSQYKGYYFSGDGAKRDADGYLWITGRMDDVINVSGHRLGTAEIESAIVEHHDVAESAVIGIPHDIKGTSIYAYVVLNHTSTEHNAEQWSDLIKNQVKTLIGSFAKPEHVHICKALPKTRSGKVMRRLLRKIAHKDFDTLGDTSTLANPECVETLIEQRKQMV, from the coding sequence ATGAGCACAATAAAAACATACTCTCCATCCAATCACATTCAAAAAAATGCCCATATTGAATCTATGACCAGGTATCAGGAGCTTTACCAACAATCCATTAATGATCCAGAACGCTTTTGGCATGAACAAGCTCAAAGTATTTCCTGGTTTAAAGATTATCAACAGGTTAAAAAAATCAATTTCAATGAAGCCAAAATAAAATGGTTTACCGGCGGTAAACTCAATGCCTGTTACAACTGTGTTGATAGGCATGTTGAAGCTGGCTTAGGGCAAAAAACTGCCCTGATCTGGGCCAAAGATGAAGCAGGTCAGTATGAGCACATCAATTACCAAACACTCTTAGAAAAAGTCAGTCAACTGGCCAATGTACTCAAATCTCAAGGTGTTCAAAAAGGTGATCGAGTATGCATTTACATGCCCATGGTACCCCAAACCATTTATGCCATGCTTGCCTGTGCTAGACTTGGGGCCATTCATTCAGTCGTTTTTGCTGGTTTTAGTAGTGAGGCATTAAGAGATAGAATCGTAGACTCGGGTAGCAAGGTTTTATTAACTGCCAATGAAGGCTTACGCGGTGGCCGCACAATTCCACTAAAAGACATTGTTGACCAAGCCTTAGATGGACAAGATATTGTGCAAAGTGTGTTGGTATACCAACACACAGCAACAGCGGTCAACATGCAAAAAGGTAGAGACCTTGACTTAACTGAGCAGATGCAAAAACAAAACACTGCTTGTCCAATAGAGTGGATGGACAGTGAAGACCCTTTATTTATTCTATACACATCTGGGAGTACCGGTAAACCTAAAGGGCTTTTACATACAACCGGCGGTTACATGGTGTATACTTCAAACACCCATAAATGGGTCTTTGACTATCATGAACAGGATATTTACTTTTGCGCCGCTGATGTCGGCTGGATTACGGGGCACTCTTATATTGTTTATGGCCCTTTAGCCAATGCAGCAACAACGGTTATTTTTGAATCAACACCGGTTTATCCCAATGCTGGCCGCTATTGGCAAATCGTTGAAGAGTTAAAAGTTTCTCTGTTCTATACCGCTCCCACTGCTCTAAGAGCTATTGCTGCTGAAGGAAATGCATGGGTTACGCAACATAACAGGGCAAGCCTACGTATTTTAGGCAGTGTTGGAGAACCCATCAATCCAGAAATTTGGAAATGGTATTATGACATAGTCGGTGAAAAACGCTGCGCTATTGTTGATACCTGGTGGCAAACCGAAACCGGTGGCATTCTTATTTCACCGCTTCCTGGAGCCACCCCCACCAAACCCGGCTGTGCAACCCTGCCTTTATTTGGCATCAAGCCAGAAATCTTAGATAAAAATGGTCAAACAATTGAGGGAGCTGGCGAAGGGGCACTATGCATTGCTGATTCTTGGCCTGGGCAAGCTCGCACGATTTACAAAAACCATGATCGCTTCTATGAAACGTATTTCTCACAATACAAGGGCTATTACTTTAGCGGTGATGGCGCAAAAAGAGATGCTGACGGCTATCTTTGGATCACAGGTAGAATGGATGATGTCATCAACGTTTCTGGCCATCGCCTGGGAACAGCAGAAATAGAAAGTGCTATTGTTGAACACCATGATGTTGCCGAGTCTGCAGTTATTGGCATTCCTCATGACATCAAAGGTACAAGCATTTATGCCTATGTTGTTTTAAATCATACCTCCACTGAGCATAATGCAGAGCAATGGTCTGATCTTATCAAGAATCAAGTCAAAACTTTGATTGGATCCTTTGCAAAACCTGAGCACGTACACATTTGCAAGGCTCTTCCTAAAACCAGAAGCGGAAAAGTGATGCGCAGGCTTTTAAGAAAAATTGCACACAAAGATTTTGATACTTTGGGAGACACTTCAACTTTGGCCAATCCAGAATGCGTTGAAACCTTAATTGAACAACGCAAACAAATGGTTTAA
- a CDS encoding glycerol-3-phosphate dehydrogenase/oxidase, with amino-acid sequence MQKTDYDLVVVGGGIQGAGVAREAVLQGLKVLLCEKEDFLHATSSQSSKLIHGGLRYLESLELSLVHEALNERKIILDSARHAVYPLKFFIPDYSNNQRSFFLYRVGLWMYKLLAGKKNIGSFGVENGEIIQKKYSIFKEDFKKAAYYYDARTDDFRLGLDWLLDAQSKGVNCKNYTEVSRIKKNHKGYSLQLKSMGLSHTVTTRTVVNAAGPWVNVVDQKIEHASRYKVKFGKGVHVVFETELCLKEAFLLEVPNEKRIFFILPWKKNRILVGTTDTEYNQSLEQIKANQNDVEYLKHALQHYLKTDYLSQLKPVALMAGVRPLVMKSAKSSQELSRGYKIEPTLKGMWNIVGGKYTVFREVAEKVVDQVLRYLNKEQQCDSRRHPLSNSPEQSLEQFIESNKEAIVKKLGIHAAHAQNLLKRYGKHWQKLQPYFKTQSKDDIKPWNKNFPYYPQELAYSIEHEHCKTLEDYMMRRTSLFYTESSGVEIIDDVLRVFQEKKVIGAESAEKQKNNYLMKVHAMKETIKKVF; translated from the coding sequence ATGCAAAAAACAGATTATGATTTGGTTGTTGTTGGTGGTGGTATACAAGGGGCTGGTGTTGCAAGAGAAGCCGTGTTGCAGGGCTTAAAGGTTTTATTATGTGAAAAAGAAGACTTCTTACATGCAACCAGCAGTCAAAGCTCCAAACTTATTCATGGCGGATTAAGGTATTTGGAGTCCTTAGAGTTGAGCCTTGTCCATGAAGCGCTGAATGAAAGAAAAATAATCTTGGATAGCGCGCGGCATGCGGTCTATCCGCTAAAGTTTTTTATTCCAGACTATAGTAACAATCAACGGTCGTTTTTTTTGTATCGAGTTGGTCTATGGATGTATAAACTGTTGGCTGGGAAAAAAAATATTGGTTCTTTTGGAGTCGAAAACGGAGAGATTATTCAAAAAAAATATAGCATCTTCAAAGAGGACTTTAAAAAAGCAGCTTACTATTATGATGCCAGAACCGATGACTTTAGGCTGGGTCTAGATTGGTTGCTGGATGCACAAAGTAAAGGGGTGAATTGTAAAAACTATACTGAAGTAAGCCGTATAAAAAAAAATCACAAGGGTTATAGTCTTCAACTGAAATCTATGGGCTTAAGTCATACCGTGACCACAAGAACAGTCGTCAATGCTGCTGGACCATGGGTTAATGTTGTAGATCAAAAAATAGAGCATGCGTCACGCTATAAAGTAAAGTTTGGTAAAGGGGTTCATGTTGTCTTTGAAACAGAACTTTGTTTAAAAGAAGCTTTTTTACTGGAAGTTCCCAATGAAAAAAGGATCTTTTTTATTTTACCATGGAAAAAAAATAGAATTTTAGTAGGCACAACCGATACCGAATACAATCAAAGTCTAGAGCAAATAAAGGCAAATCAGAATGATGTTGAGTATTTAAAGCATGCTTTACAACACTATCTTAAGACCGATTATTTAAGTCAACTAAAGCCAGTTGCCTTAATGGCAGGTGTTAGGCCTTTGGTGATGAAAAGTGCAAAAAGTAGCCAAGAGCTATCCAGGGGCTATAAAATTGAACCTACATTAAAGGGCATGTGGAATATTGTTGGCGGTAAATACACTGTTTTTAGAGAAGTCGCTGAGAAAGTTGTTGATCAAGTTCTGCGCTACTTAAATAAAGAACAGCAATGTGATTCACGCAGGCATCCGCTTTCAAATTCACCTGAGCAGAGCTTAGAACAATTTATTGAAAGCAACAAAGAAGCTATCGTCAAAAAATTAGGCATTCATGCAGCACATGCGCAAAACCTTTTAAAACGTTATGGTAAGCATTGGCAAAAACTACAACCTTATTTTAAAACACAATCTAAAGATGATATTAAGCCTTGGAATAAAAATTTTCCTTACTATCCTCAAGAGCTTGCTTACTCCATTGAGCATGAACATTGTAAAACCCTTGAAGATTACATGATGAGAAGAACCAGTCTATTCTATACGGAATCCAGTGGAGTAGAAATCATTGATGATGTGCTCAGAGTGTTTCAAGAAAAAAAAGTGATTGGTGCTGAATCAGCTGAAAAACAAAAAAACAATTACCTGATGAAAGTCCATGCCATGAAAGAAACTATAAAAAAAGTGTTTTAA
- a CDS encoding rhomboid family intramembrane serine protease, translating into MMPIVLRSFVPLCIALNVIVFLLWRTLPREVMFEHFTISWLALSQNRFWTLITSAFSHIELWHLLINMFVLNSFGPVLEMIVGKTSFWRFYIFAAVIGSLAHAVVSKFLMSQASLPAVGASGAIAGVILLFALKFPKEKILLFGIVPVPALIGSMLFIGIDVWGLIAQTKGGGLGIGHGAHLGGSLAGLLYYLMYIK; encoded by the coding sequence ATGATGCCTATTGTGCTAAGAAGTTTTGTTCCCTTATGTATTGCTTTAAATGTCATTGTCTTTTTACTCTGGCGGACTTTGCCCAGAGAAGTCATGTTTGAACATTTTACCATCAGCTGGCTTGCCTTAAGTCAAAATAGGTTTTGGACCTTGATCACATCAGCCTTTTCTCATATTGAGTTATGGCATCTATTGATTAATATGTTTGTTCTTAATAGTTTTGGCCCTGTGTTAGAAATGATTGTAGGTAAAACATCCTTTTGGCGATTTTATATTTTTGCTGCAGTCATTGGTTCTTTGGCACATGCGGTGGTGAGTAAATTTTTAATGAGCCAAGCAAGCTTACCCGCTGTAGGGGCTTCAGGAGCCATTGCTGGGGTCATTTTATTGTTTGCTTTAAAGTTTCCTAAAGAGAAAATTTTGTTATTTGGTATAGTCCCCGTGCCAGCCTTGATTGGCTCCATGCTTTTTATTGGTATTGATGTTTGGGGTTTAATTGCCCAAACCAAAGGCGGTGGACTGGGGATTGGCCATGGCGCACACTTGGGCGGATCATTGGCCGGGCTACTTTACTACCTAATGTACATCAAATAG
- a CDS encoding threonylcarbamoyl-AMP synthase gives MLPTQTSIDHAIKNALSAFKQQKLVAIPTETVYGLAAPIDNEALIHKIFTLKERPFFDPLIVHVASIEQAKSLSSCWSDTAQKIAHSFWPGPLTMILPKKEHVSDIITAGLPTVGIRFPKHSLTQTLIESLGVPLAAPSANKFKQTSPSQVEHVQKAFSEDDVYILDGGSCTVGIESTIVELTQGGVGILRPGMLNQEDFENIGIHCIEKKPNDSINAPGMMEDHYMPSKPLFLTSSFDLSTITDFLNHIQLNSYMELKLPNDPILAARSLYTLLHQDNDYHSFVCHIKPSWHLDPKWQGILDRLKKAASGIID, from the coding sequence GTGCTGCCCACCCAAACAAGTATAGATCATGCCATTAAAAATGCTTTATCAGCCTTCAAACAACAAAAGCTGGTTGCCATTCCTACAGAAACGGTTTACGGCCTGGCTGCCCCAATTGATAATGAAGCCTTGATCCATAAAATTTTTACCCTCAAAGAACGCCCTTTCTTTGATCCACTGATTGTTCATGTAGCCAGCATTGAACAGGCCAAAAGCTTAAGCTCTTGCTGGTCAGATACCGCTCAAAAAATAGCGCACAGCTTTTGGCCGGGTCCATTAACCATGATCCTGCCCAAAAAAGAACATGTATCTGATATTATCACTGCCGGTTTACCTACGGTTGGCATCCGTTTTCCAAAACATTCCCTAACGCAGACCCTTATTGAATCACTTGGCGTTCCTTTGGCTGCTCCCAGTGCCAATAAATTTAAACAAACCAGCCCAAGCCAAGTTGAACATGTACAAAAAGCTTTTTCAGAAGATGATGTTTATATTTTAGATGGTGGCTCATGCACAGTAGGTATAGAGTCAACCATAGTTGAGTTAACTCAAGGAGGGGTTGGTATTTTACGACCTGGTATGCTCAATCAAGAAGATTTTGAAAACATTGGAATCCACTGTATTGAAAAAAAACCAAATGACTCCATCAACGCACCCGGCATGATGGAAGATCACTACATGCCCAGCAAACCTTTATTTTTAACGTCCAGTTTTGATCTATCAACCATAACTGATTTTTTAAATCATATACAGCTCAACAGTTATATGGAACTAAAACTTCCAAATGATCCAATCTTAGCTGCACGCTCTCTCTATACATTATTGCATCAAGATAACGATTATCATTCATTTGTCTGCCATATAAAACCTTCTTGGCATTTAGATCCAAAGTGGCAAGGTATATTGGATAGATTAAAAAAAGCTGCTTCAGGAATTATTGATTAA
- a CDS encoding DUF1428 domain-containing protein translates to MKKSNDMFYLDTYVIPVKKNRLDEYKTMSKLSAQVWLDHGALFYTEALADDVSLGDLTSYYKSVDLKDDEVLVTGFAVYKNKEDRDRIKKEVMDDDRMKKMDFDNAPFDMQRMYWGGFSSITALGGIEQPKL, encoded by the coding sequence GTGAAAAAAAGTAATGATATGTTTTATCTTGATACCTATGTAATTCCAGTCAAAAAGAATCGTTTAGATGAATACAAAACAATGTCTAAACTATCTGCACAAGTATGGTTAGATCATGGAGCCTTATTTTATACGGAAGCTTTGGCAGATGATGTGAGTTTGGGAGACCTAACCTCTTATTATAAAAGTGTAGATTTAAAAGATGATGAAGTCTTGGTCACTGGTTTTGCAGTTTATAAAAATAAAGAAGATAGAGATCGAATTAAAAAAGAAGTTATGGATGATGATCGCATGAAAAAAATGGATTTTGATAATGCTCCGTTTGATATGCAACGTATGTATTGGGGAGGGTTTTCCAGTATTACGGCTCTGGGTGGAATTGAACAGCCAAAGTTATAG
- a CDS encoding GFA family protein, which translates to MSNNTATCLCQSVKMNVASNNRSIGACHCGMCRKVAGGPLLAVDCGQDVQISGQEHIGVYSSSDWAERGFCKVCGSSLFYRLKEEQQYFIPAGLFDDQNFKLDHQIFIDHKPSYYDFANETHTMTEQEVFEKAMSEKK; encoded by the coding sequence ATGTCAAACAATACAGCCACGTGTTTATGTCAATCTGTAAAGATGAATGTTGCATCTAATAATAGATCTATAGGAGCATGTCATTGTGGCATGTGTAGAAAAGTTGCTGGTGGTCCCTTATTGGCAGTTGATTGTGGGCAAGATGTTCAAATTTCTGGTCAGGAACATATTGGGGTGTATAGCTCTTCAGACTGGGCAGAAAGGGGGTTTTGTAAGGTTTGTGGCAGTAGCTTGTTTTATCGTTTAAAAGAGGAGCAACAATATTTTATTCCCGCTGGTTTATTTGATGATCAAAACTTTAAACTTGATCATCAAATCTTCATTGATCATAAACCAAGCTACTACGACTTTGCCAATGAAACCCATACCATGACTGAGCAAGAAGTTTTTGAAAAAGCCATGAGTGAAAAAAAGTAA
- a CDS encoding DNA alkylation repair protein, with amino-acid sequence MNMLAIDKDLNALKNKSYAEHAQSFFKTGKGEYGEGDCFLGIRVPVLRKLAKQYKDIDLSTVQKLLDSKWHEKRLLGLFILIHQYKDNPDQVYKVYTNNFKNINNWDLVDTTCHKIIGPHLFDKDRSVLYTWARSKNLWTKRISMMTTYYFIQRNQFQDTLKLAEVLLDDEHDLIHKIVGWMLREVGKRSKATEDQFLKKHYKVMPRTMLRYAIEKYPQTERKKILNSSW; translated from the coding sequence ATGAATATGTTGGCTATTGATAAAGATTTAAATGCTTTAAAAAATAAAAGCTATGCCGAACATGCCCAGAGCTTTTTTAAAACTGGAAAAGGTGAGTATGGCGAAGGAGATTGTTTTTTAGGGATTCGTGTTCCTGTTCTTAGAAAGCTTGCTAAACAATATAAAGATATTGACTTGAGCACTGTTCAAAAACTTTTAGATTCAAAGTGGCATGAAAAAAGACTTCTGGGACTTTTTATTTTGATTCATCAATATAAAGATAATCCTGATCAAGTTTATAAAGTGTACACCAACAATTTTAAAAATATCAATAATTGGGACTTGGTCGATACAACCTGTCATAAAATTATTGGCCCTCATCTTTTTGATAAAGATAGATCTGTTTTATACACCTGGGCCAGGTCAAAAAATTTATGGACCAAGAGAATTAGCATGATGACCACCTACTATTTTATTCAAAGAAATCAGTTTCAAGACACCTTAAAGTTAGCTGAGGTTTTATTGGATGATGAGCATGATTTGATTCATAAAATAGTGGGTTGGATGTTAAGAGAAGTGGGAAAGCGATCCAAAGCAACGGAAGATCAATTTTTAAAAAAACATTATAAAGTCATGCCTAGAACCATGTTACGCTATGCCATTGAAAAATATCCACAAACAGAGAGAAAAAAAATACTCAATTCCTCCTGGTAG